Proteins from one Euzebyales bacterium genomic window:
- a CDS encoding DUF503 domain-containing protein, producing MVVAMVTVFLRLPAAGSLKDKRGVTRRLIARLRRELNVSVAEVGGLDSWQRCVLGVAVAAGSETGARKVAQQVEKIVLREHRVELLDIVVEITASQPA from the coding sequence GTGGTCGTCGCGATGGTCACCGTCTTCCTGCGCCTGCCCGCCGCGGGTTCGCTGAAGGACAAGCGCGGCGTCACGCGTCGGCTGATCGCTCGCCTGCGCCGCGAGCTGAACGTGTCGGTCGCGGAGGTCGGTGGTCTGGACTCGTGGCAGCGCTGCGTGCTGGGTGTCGCGGTCGCCGCCGGCAGCGAGACCGGCGCGCGCAAGGTCGCCCAGCAGGTCGAGAAGATCGTGCTGCGTGAGCATCGCGTCGAACTTCTCGACATCGTCGTCGAGATCACCGCTTCACAGCCCGCCTGA